Genomic segment of Ralstonia pickettii:
GTTCGGCACGTTGCTCGGCGTCACGTACGCCGCCTGGCGTATCGGTGGCAACGCCGTGCTCACGTTCTGGATCGCGTACATCCTGACCCGACCCTTCGGCGCGGCGCTCGGCGACTTGCTCACTCAAGCAAAAACCTACGGCGGTCTCGGCATGGGCGCCATGTGGACCAGTGCCCTGTTCCTCACGGTGATTGTCTTACTGGTGGCGGGTGAACAGTTCGGCATGAGTAAAAGCCGAGCTGTACAGGCCACCGAATAGCGCTTCGTTTTTTAGGAGAACCCCCATGTTCGATCAACACACACTCGTTCGGGCGACTGCCACAGTCTCGGCCATCTTGTTTCTGAGCATCGCCACCGGTTGCTCCAAACCGGAGGCTCAAGCCGCAACTGGGACAGTGCCGGGCACATCGACTCAAACCGCATCGCCGCCCCAATCCAAAACCGCGTCGAAGCTGGGTGATCTATCGGCGTTTCGCAGCATCGCAACGGATATTGCCAACCTCGTGGACAAGGGTGATCTGGCGGCCGCAAAAGCACGCATCAAAGATCTGGAGGTTTCTTGGGACGCGGCGGAAGCCGGCCTGAAGCCTCGGGCGGCCAATGATTGGCACGTACTGGATAAGGCCATTGACCGTGCGCTGGCCGCATTGCGCGCAGACACACCCAAGCAGCCCGACTGCAAGGCTGCTTTGACCGATTTGTTGAAAACCTTCGACACGCTGCAAGGTCGGACTTGATTTGCGAGGACGCATGATGAAGACGTCAACAGAGCACGCTCTGGCCAAAGTGCCAGAAGTCACACTGGCCTTTTGGCTACTCAAGATTGCGGCCACCACACTGGGCGAAACCGGTGGTGATGCTGTCTCGATGTCGATGAACCTGGGCTATCTGGTGGGCACCGGCATCTTTGCCGCCGTCTTCTTGGTGTCGGTAGCCGCACAAATAAGAGCCAAGGGCTTTCATCCGCTTCTCTACTGGACCACCATCATCGCCACGACCACGGTCGGCACGACGCTGGCAGACTTCGCGGATCGCTCTTTGGGTATCGGATATGCAGGCGGCTCCACCTTGCTGCTGGTACTGCTGCTCGGCTCTCTTTTCGCCTGGTACCGCACGTTGGGGTCGGTGTCGGTGAGCACCGTCCACTCGCCCAAGGCTGAAGCGTTCTATTGGGTCACCATCATGTTTTCGCAGACCTTGGGCACGGCCCTGGGCGATTGGACTGCCGATACGGCCGGCTT
This window contains:
- a CDS encoding COG4705 family protein, with protein sequence MKTSTEHALAKVPEVTLAFWLLKIAATTLGETGGDAVSMSMNLGYLVGTGIFAAVFLVSVAAQIRAKGFHPLLYWTTIIATTTVGTTLADFADRSLGIGYAGGSTLLLVLLLGSLFAWYRTLGSVSVSTVHSPKAEAFYWVTIMFSQTLGTALGDWTADTAGLGYTGAAVVFGALLALIIAAYYWTRASRTLLFWAAFILTRPLGAVVGDFLDKPHSAGGLALSRYSASAALLAFILTGMLLFRQRAARVAH